AAGAAAAcataagcatttttactgtcctataaGGTCAttacagacacaaataaaaaacacacatcatcgttgtaaaatcaaaaaattcatcgctccgctcagaatctgaaATGTGTACTTTAAGTAGTATTTTACAACTAGAAAATAATCAAAGTAATATAATGTTGTCTCTGTTATTTTAAttgatcaataaattattataatcaatttacgTGTAACTacttaacttaatatattttgaaataacggAATGCCTTATACaggcttttttttttgtttttcaatccGGAGATTGGTTTTTAACAAATGTTTCACAATGAATGACTTCTCCATTTTTCTCTATCATTCGCCATATTTTTAAGCTCCCTGTAGGAAGTGACTCCTGCATCCTGCATTATTTGACTAATGTATCTCGTCCTAGGTCTTCCTCTTGATCTTGTACCCTCTATCATACCTTcgattattatactatgcagTTCGTCTCCATGCCTCAACGTGTGTCCTATCATCTGCCATCCCTTCTCTTTATGGTGTCTAACAGTGTTCGTTTTTCATCTATTGTTCTCAGGATGTCTTCATTTGATCTTCTATCAGTCCAGCTTATTCTCTGCATTTTCCTCCAACACCACATCTCGAGAGCTTCTAACATATCTTTTTCTTTCTTATTAATTGTCCAGGTCTCACTTCCATATAATGCCACACTCCTAGACATATGTTTTTATGAGCCGTTTCTTCGTtgttatgttcatattttttgatGTTAGTATTTTTCTCTTTTTAAGGAATGTGTTCTTTGCTTGACCTATCCTGCTTCTGATTTCTTTTATTGATTTCCCGTCGTCTGTTATAATGCTGCCCAAGTATTTGAAATGGTCTACTTGGATAATTTCTTTGTTttctaatgttatatttatagatgGTACGTTTTTCTTGTAGCATACTAAGGTTTTTGTCTTAGCTGAATTTATTTTCAGACTATATTCTTTAAACGTAAAATTCATTACATTTAATGATTACATtccacatttaaatttaatcttatACAGGCTAATCAGAACAAAAGATCCGGAAGAATGGCTAAAAAGGGTGGGCAAGCGGTGCTTCAAGAAGAAATAAATAGCGATGATGATTggacaaaaattatagaaaagcCGGGAATgtatggtaataaaaataaaaaaataatataataataaccaatataatttttaatgtttgtttattacTACTCtactaatactattatttacctACTCGTTTGTTATTTAGTCGTTGACGTTTATACAGAATGGTGTGGCCCTTGTATACCAATGACGGCATActtgaaaaaaatcaagttgGAATTAGGAAGTGAAAATCTACATTACGCTATAGTAAATATTCTCTGCCTTTGTATACGAATGTCTTGTACATCGTACAATAAATTTtagttactataaaaaaaattgaagtagaTATGTAGCAATACAATATACAGTGGCATAGCGAATCATGTTTTTCAGAAGCAATTGCTTCTGGTTTCTGGGAGGTGGTGGTGGGCCGTAACCTCATAAAGTCCACATGCACGGTCAGTCTTTGAACTTAATTTTGGGTGCTACCCCACCCCCTTATTTGAGCATATGAGTATCGTATACATCAGTTGGAGTAGGGTGGGGTAggtcataaataatttgtttgcttCTATATGATTTAAAGTTCGCTACGCCACTGCATATATAgttgaaatgtattaaaatgggCTGAAACGACGATTCCTAGATACCTAACTGAATAAGTTAGgcattaaaaatcttaattctaaataatatgttgtattggTTACTTGGTTAACATCAATTAATTGATACATATACAAAGATAAAATATCTCTAAAGAAGTTTtagagaaatatttttttttaaattggaaatataaaattatatttttctgtttattgAAATCTTAGGTTTATTTATGATCTGTACTTACAAGTAGCTAATacaatacataaattagatgtatactgaatataatgtataaataatagacaatttaaaaatcgaATATTGACGGAAAAAGGGAAGTCAGTATTGGTGGCACCCTAggggtatataatttattttaaatatacagtaGATCTCTGCACCATTTCCTTTACAAGCGTCTGAGTGTATTACTTGCTACAGAAACATATATGTTCCCgcccatatttttttatacatcataattatCATTCAGCAAGAATTTGTATGGCCATCGCAAAGGtttgtaatgtattattttgtccctaaattacattttaaaattcacgCATGTCATATATGCTCTACTCTCCAGTTGAATAGTAACAATCTTCAAAAAAATGCTTCGACATAATTttatcgattaaaaaaaatttctcaatATTTTGCAATTCAGGAGTTAACTTCACGTAATCCTCAGaatgtttgattaatttaaaaaaaattctaaatactaAAATcgaattaacaataaaattccACTGCatctaataattattcacaAACGGATTGCCTAATTAAGTCTAAGTGCCCCCAAACCTTTTTCTCTTTCTCACAGTGGGGGCTTGGGAGTTTTTGAGCGCAGCATCCGGTTTTCTAAAATCTTGTTATATTTGGTTAAGCCCTTGGGACCCtcctatagttaaatatatatgtacagtatattgtttatagtgccacaaaaaaaaaataaacatattatgttgattgaTGTGGAttgtgattaaattaataagaacGTTTCCTTttgctaatttattattatttattcgtatattaCTCATATTTATTTGACTCATTTACTacgcaaaatatttataaattcgtttcatttaatattgtacAGATTTTGAAggatcttaaataataaaaagttgtttgattatgataattaaattCTAGGCAAAATCTGACAATATATCTGTGCTAAAAAGGTTTCGACAAAAAAGTGAATCCCATTGgttgtttttttatgtaagtatattgacTAACCacgaataaaacaatatttggtTGATATCGTTaactataactatttatttttcattattaattattgaaaaggATGGGCAATTAGTCAATATCATTATTGGCACCAATGCTCCTAGGTTAATGCAATTAATAGTGGAGGAGTTGGAGCAGTATGTTAAGTTCAAAAATGGTGAAGTCCAGAAAGAGTttgtgagtacctatataatatgtaattcgtATTTTGCATATGGATACCACAAACAGTGTTGAGCAATACCCaaacacaacatttttataaattaagatacCGCTGACTCAAGTGACCAGCgaggaacaaaaaaaattaaacgataGTGAAaactatcaaaaacaaaaaacaagaaaagaaaaaaaaattagaggtTTGTATCGTtatgttttgacttttgaaaatgattaattatatggATATTAGATACATATCTACgacttttttttggttatttaatatttaattgaaaaattaattcaattattaatacttataccaATATCATACTTTAATGCtaaccatcatattatattcatatatctgGTTGTGGAAGTTATACTGCAGACACCTACTACCCCTTATGAATCTTTTTTGCAATTATAGTtatcgaataaataatatttatatccatgtatattgtatactgtataaatattatatagtccgGTTCAGTGTGTCGTTTGCACCACATCCcaacatataaacatttaatttaacaattttttagaacattatattaattcatatacgtttataatttgttataaaactGTTTCAAATTAACCTAGAGCGACGAAACGAAATGTACTGTGTAATCAACAACATGTTTGATTGACAGTGGTTTCAATAGAAGACCACTATGAAGaatctcataaaaaataacaaataataacaataaagtagtttttttttatataacatcaCAATGACACtcaaatgattaataatttaagattataGAATGATGAAAAAGAGAGAACATTCTCTGAAACAATTTTCGGTCAACATTCAAATGCAGACGTGTGTCATGTTTTTTCCTCACACCGTCAAGTACATTATGGTGGAAAAACCAATTGAAGATGACGCTCAAGAACTCGATAAACCTCCTGAACCCGTGATGGTAGAAAAAAGGGTGTGCGAGGTGGCCAACTCGTGTGCTACTAAGTACGAGGAACTTATTGTTATTGAAGCTAAAGATGTGGAGTTGACGGAAGACAATTTGAATGAGgtatattaacttattttaaatatacttgtcAGTAAAAATGTCCGAAAACGTTGAAAAATTACTCAAAACACATTAATTGTTACAAATGTTTTCTACAACAAAAGTTCTGTGTGCATGTCGCATGTGGAACAAAAAATTATCAACGTTGTTGCTTAGGTAATGTTATTATACTAATCATCGGTTGCTGGGGTAACTTGGTTGCTGTTTTTTATATCAGCAGTTAGATACTTAGATAGCCCACAAGGCCACGAAATTATTCACACTTTCtgatagtttaaataaaaaacgtcCATTTTTTtgctatgaaaaataatttcgatctggatacatttttttaaacataaatatgttttttgtttttctgacTGATTTTTCGTAAGGTTTTCGTTTTCAcggttacctattatttattaacaaaaacatattaattatgattcatagattttttttgtgGAGGACAAATATCTAGTAAAGTTTAGCCATCACAGTTGCGTTATGGCAACCTGACAATAACAgagattaattttatgtttatatttaattaatgatatgACGttataatttagtacctataggttAACCTTAGCAACCGATACACAACAACAACCAATTTCACGTTGCAGTACCTAGATTTCAGCTAGCAAGTAGCAACTACTGATGTTTAATATGATTAAGTAACCATACCAACATcgttggtacctataatatatattttttcataatttttaaaacataatattatgtatgattaaaTAATGATCCGTGCAACGGAGAAAATAATATCAAGTAGCACTCTACGCGTTTTTACTACCTATCAAGTATCAGTACCTTGAGGCCTATAGTGGGGTCATCCGCTTGTTCGGAGTTAGCTTAAATTGAAAACATTCTGATAGATAAtgatctataataattagtagttAGTAGTTGACATAACTGAAACTGTCTAAAACATTGTTGTTGGGTCATCAGAAGTAGTTGGAGATGAACAACATGTAGTTATCGGTCTATGAGATGTAGTAGTCGGAGCTAACCAACCTTATTGTTAACCACAGGTCGAACAGATTTAAGAATACAATTTGTGTTTAAAACGTTGAAAATATTCTGACATGTTATATCCAgggaattatttaaaatgttggatAAACTGATACgctataaataactaataagtaaaataataggtattagtatattaaatgcCTTTACTAAATGATTGTAATTTCATACATAACTACCTGCTTATTTAGATTGGAAATTATACATGAAATAATTTGTTGCATCCGtcaattttagttgttttttatgGAAAAAGAATTTTTGGAAAGCTTTCCGAAAGAATTGGTCGATCaactgttgagtaaaaaagtgTACTCGGTAATGTTGTCAATGCCAACTATAAAACAAGACACTGCACCCCAAGAAGCCGTCACAGAAGAAGAAAATCTGCCTGAGCCCATCGACTTAATGGGAGTAATAGAGCAGAAGTTAAGCACAATAATTTACGGCAACGGAACTCCATTATGCCCTAGTCCGAATTCGTAAGCATCTTACGTGAATAagttagttatatacttatattacacaattatcaatatgtacctaatactattgattataatttataaatactagtatagtTTATAATCAATTCTAATACGTATGTGCATTGTATATGCATTAACGTAAcctttatgtaaaattatattcacatataataatattataattataatagaataaaataaaataagtatctcgggtattatttaaatgtcaatatacaaatttacaaaacttcaaaaaatacTTGTGTGTCTCAACTCTCAGTATAGCCAGAAGtgaatactaaaattaatatataattattaaaatatattattacctattacctaatatttttttataattgtatatgatatatacatcaaaatcataattatatgatGGTCATATAGTTTACAAATAAAtctgtaattgtataataatattaattaggtagttaaatataaattatatgtaggtataatatattaaatagtatatactgagtattcgtatatttttatagcGTTCATGAACGTATAGACATCAAATAACgctttgttattttaatttagaatattacttattaatacagcGGTCTGGTATGATCTAACTTAAAAATTAGGTTTAAATTGCGTTACGAAGGTTAGTGACCCTATTTATCATAGGCTTGCAGATGTACATAAGAAAGTAAATAAATCCGGACAAAATTTACCATCGATTTATACCCCAAGAAATCCGTTGAGTAAAGCTTCGGCGCTGACCATTTTGTTCAgcaaattctgccaaaacaatgGATACGTTGCACCCCTGCCACCTTTACCTCAGGTtagaaaactatttttattacacgttttagttttctatattatataccacacaAAAGCCGATACTGTTTATCGTACTTTTTTCATCACACTGCATGGTCGTTAAGGCGCATTCTCAAACTTAATTTTGACGTAGGTACACACTTGCATCAGAATTCTGTATACACATTAACGAgtgcattatttttttgcaGTACCTTGTCAttttcgatatcaacaaatccAACATCGTGTTACCGATCATCGAGGATCTTGAAGAAAAAGTCGTCTATTACGGGTTTTTCCGTAGCGCCGATCCCGAAAAACCCAAGTTACTCTGCAAAGATCCTGAATTGTTAGCTACATATGGCATGGACAGAGTTGGGTAGGTAGTATTCAACTTTAttgtcataatttaaataaatataaatacattaagcATATACCTTATATCAATTAGCAATTATACGAACATATAAATCTACACTTGTACAGTCAATTCGTTTTCTGTTGCAAAATGAAAGCGAACACGTGAGCGTTTTTCTGAAGTCTCAATAAAGTCTCAAGATCGTATCTATGGAATAATAAGTAAACAGTATTAaagtttagtaaataattttaattttcatacatAGTAAATTACTCGATTTTCATATCTTTTGAGATTAAACagcctttaaaattaaaaagttagtcgtctacaaaaaaataaaaataattttaaattttatttttaagttctcGAGGCGTAATAGTTAATTAGGACgttgaatatttgtatattttgctcagtttttgtttataaaacacGTGTTTGACGTTTCTTCACGCACTCACGCGTGTAATTGGCAGAGCAGTGGTTTTTACTTTCTTGAATTTAAATATGGAAttcaaattgataaaaa
Above is a window of Metopolophium dirhodum isolate CAU chromosome 3, ASM1992520v1, whole genome shotgun sequence DNA encoding:
- the LOC132940203 gene encoding thioredoxin domain-containing protein 3 homolog isoform X1; the protein is MPPKTANQNKRSGRMAKKGGQAVLQEEINSDDDWTKIIEKPGMYVVDVYTEWCGPCIPMTAYLKKIKLELGSENLHYAIAKSDNISVLKRFRQKSESHWLFFYDGQLVNIIIGTNAPRLMQLIVEELEQYVKFKNGEVQKEFIPLTQVTSEEQKKLNDSENYQKQKTRKEKKIRDYRMMKKREHSLKQFSVNIQMQTCVMFFPHTVKYIMVEKPIEDDAQELDKPPEPVMVEKRVCEVANSCATKYEELIVIEAKDVELTEDNLNELFFMEKEFLESFPKELVDQLLSKKVYSVMLSMPTIKQDTAPQEAVTEEENLPEPIDLMGVIEQKLSTIIYGNGTPLCPSPNSLADVHKKVNKSGQNLPSIYTPRNPLSKASALTILFSKFCQNNGYVAPLPPLPQYLVIFDINKSNIVLPIIEDLEEKVVYYGFFRSADPEKPKLLCKDPELLATYGMDRVGKDAKLVLSVLMDDKDKSLLRFVDVGPIYVSPDHETGIDDAIKFFPHDFDEMDGEVKLWLAQQEVRDEEATGVDVLGECDEGVMEEENPPSDQQQEPAQPTVVG
- the LOC132940203 gene encoding thioredoxin domain-containing protein 3 homolog isoform X2, with translation MAKKGGQAVLQEEINSDDDWTKIIEKPGMYVVDVYTEWCGPCIPMTAYLKKIKLELGSENLHYAIAKSDNISVLKRFRQKSESHWLFFYDGQLVNIIIGTNAPRLMQLIVEELEQYVKFKNGEVQKEFIPLTQVTSEEQKKLNDSENYQKQKTRKEKKIRDYRMMKKREHSLKQFSVNIQMQTCVMFFPHTVKYIMVEKPIEDDAQELDKPPEPVMVEKRVCEVANSCATKYEELIVIEAKDVELTEDNLNELFFMEKEFLESFPKELVDQLLSKKVYSVMLSMPTIKQDTAPQEAVTEEENLPEPIDLMGVIEQKLSTIIYGNGTPLCPSPNSLADVHKKVNKSGQNLPSIYTPRNPLSKASALTILFSKFCQNNGYVAPLPPLPQYLVIFDINKSNIVLPIIEDLEEKVVYYGFFRSADPEKPKLLCKDPELLATYGMDRVGKDAKLVLSVLMDDKDKSLLRFVDVGPIYVSPDHETGIDDAIKFFPHDFDEMDGEVKLWLAQQEVRDEEATGVDVLGECDEGVMEEENPPSDQQQEPAQPTVVG